In one Culex quinquefasciatus strain JHB chromosome 2, VPISU_Cqui_1.0_pri_paternal, whole genome shotgun sequence genomic region, the following are encoded:
- the LOC6038615 gene encoding leucine-rich repeats and immunoglobulin-like domains protein 2 has translation MPRLIAVVGGGIWMLLLLAVVLPRINGQPDAGDGNCPRLCSCLGDVIDCSEKALDALFHIPSWVGNLDLSTNRLGHDAVQSQVSNLNKLQILNINHNNLGRIPRLAGMTNLVRLLLANNGIEALEVDALTPLTTLRFLDLSRNNIKEIGFGSFPAKNSLQYLNLNFNKLTALTKGTFQRLPLLKRLEINSNLLEEVQSLTFQNLNQLKSLKMNNNKITSLMDGVFHGLTTISMLELNNNSITSIRKGGLFNLTSLTSLALSKNAITEIEQDGWEFSPRLVTLDLSFNRLESIDKYTFEELSQLRALNLEGNQISAVGEGTFNNTKNLEVLNLGQNKISWTIEDMKGPFFGLSKLEKLFLNANEVKSVSRNAFIGLKSLTLLELSQNNISSIQNNAFKDTIRLNNLIMNSTNLLCDCNLGWFYHWIKDRKDVFQLEAECSYPIWLRGHLIRDLSASNFSCYDSPKPHLIEEPKSQLGIRGTNVSLICKATSTASDAMSFKWKLDNHELPEAAYTVNQLNNANGTVGTTELVIPYIQGNGAGKYQCIISNNYGVVYSQKIKITVATYPYFKKTPNDISVQSGRDARLDCSAMGDPKPQIAWEKDGGNDFPAAKDRRMHVMPDEDAFFIKNAQLVDMGVYTCTAESPAGVIRASALLVVFESPTLQKRLESKTSELGKSSVLECMASGYPKPIISWFKDGEPIEVTERHFFTVEGQLLIIVETEYEDAGEYECMLENEYGSVRGSMKLTVVEGPEMIHEVNTIAPSEGSVSGHILNDRDIVVIIMITIICCAILTSLIWLVVMHRFKKHGGGRRSDHSGMDGGDMDMNANMEVNQQNLIVRSGVGISTTPAGYFEFLIPMVQNEATTNVDDDEHSHLTNRCYYTVVPKVPPKVRRNGGESDLDDDLSSKDSGTGGDCGSATGSTNAHRGSQDDLKCMFQTLNRKTAELEEPYPYDEHDPDSNPRLEPPPAIPPINATTAILVNADPEQVVFSDDLPPPIISRMATSQTFPTFVHPSSSGPSSSLVASSMEAAVSTQPNQVQVNKLYQLLIENPRLLEKPVKYRCKSAEGDTLQQEEGLVSSSGLGSSGSSTVNRGELGDSKGTIFVVGGGKATCPDRVQIECVLLCLS, from the exons TGACTTATCGACGAATCGACTCGGCCACGACGCAGTACAGTCGCAGGTGTCGAACCTCAACAAACTACAAATTCT GAACATCAACCACAACAACCTTGGTCGGATACCGCGGCTGGCCGGTATGACCAACCTGGTCCGGCTGCTGCTCGCCAACAACGGGATCGAAGCTCTCGAGGTCGACGCGTTGACACCGCTGACCACGCTGCGCTTTCTGGATCTCTCGCGGAACAACATCAAGGAGATCGGGTTCGGGTCGTTTCCGGCCAAGAACAGCCTGCAGTATCTGAACCTGAACTTTAACAAGCTGACCGCACTGACAAAGGGGACGTTCCAGCGGTTACCGCTACTCAAAAGATT AGAAATCAACAGCAACCTGTTGGAGGAGGTTCAGAGTTTGACGTTCCAGAACTTGAACCAACTGAAGAGTCTTAAAATGAACAACAATAAGATCACCAGCCTCATGGACGGAGTGTTCCACGGCTTGACCACGATCTCCATGCTGGAACTGAACAACAACAGCATTACGAGCATCCGCAAAGGAGGACTCTTCAACCTGACGAGCCTCACCAGCCTGGCTCTGTCCAAGAACGCCATCACCGAAATCGAGCAGGACGGCTGGGAATTCTCTCCGCGACTAGTCACACTCGATCTGTCTTTTAACCGGCTCGAGTCCATCGACAAGTACACCTTCGAGGAGCTATCTCAGCTGCGGGCGTTGAACCTCGAGGGGAACCAAATCTCGGCGGTCGGCGAGGGAACGTTCAACAACACCAAAAACCTGGAAGTGCTGAACCTCGGCCAGAACAAGATCTCCTGGACGATCGAGGACATGAAGGGCCCGTTCTTCGGGCTGTCGAAGCTGGAGAAGCTGTTTCTGAACGCGAACGAGGTCAAGTCGGTCAGCAGGAACGCGTTCATCGGGCTGAAGTCGCTCACGCTGCTCGAATTGAGTCAGAACAACATCTCGTCGATTCAGAACAACGCGTTTAAGGATACGATCCGGTTGAAC AACCTCATCATGAACTCAACGAATCTGTTGTGCGACTGCAACTTGGGTTGGTTCTACCACTGGATCAAGGACCGGAAGGACGTGTTCCAGCTGGAAGCGGAGTGCAGCTACCCGATCTGGCTTCGAGGTCACCTCATCCGCGACTTAAGTGCTTCAAACTTTTCTTGCT ACGACTCGCCGAAACCGCACCTGATCGAGGAACCCAAGTCGCAGCTCGGTATCCGCGGAACGAACGTAAGCCTGATCTGCAAGGCCACCTCGACGGCGTCGGACGCGATGTCCTTCAAGTGGAAGCTGGACAACCACGAGCTGCCGGAAGCGGCGTACACGGTCAACCAGCTGAACAACGCCAACGGGACGGTCGGCACGACCGAGCTCGTCATTCCGTACATCCAGGGGAACGGCGCCGGCAAGTACCAGTGCATCATCTCGAACAACTACGGCGTGGTGTACTCGCAAAAGATCAAGATCACGGTGGCGACGTATCCGTACTTTAAGAAGACGCCGAATGACATTAGCGTGCAGTCGGGACGGGACGCCCGGTTGGACTGCTCGGCGATGGGAGATCCGAAGCCGCAGATCGCTTGGGAAAAGGACGGTGGGAATGATTTCCCGGCGGCTAAGGATCGGCGGATGCACGTCATGCCGGATGAGGATGCGTTCTTCATCAAGAATGCACAGCTGGTTGACATGGGAGTTTATACGTGCACGGCGGAGAGTCCTGCGGGGGTGATTCGGGCGAGTGCGCTGTTGGTGGTATTTGAGTCACCGACGTTGCAGAAACGGCTGGAATCGAAGACTTCGGAGCTGGGCAAGTCGAGCGTGCTGGAGTGTATGGCTTCCGGGTATCCGAAACCAATCATTAGCTGGTTCAAGGACGGAGAGCCGATTGAGGTGACCGAGAGGCACTTCTTCACCGTGGAAGGGCAGTTGTTGATCATCGTGGAGACGGAGTACGAAGATGCGGGCGAGTACGAGTGCATGTTGGAGAATGAGTATGGAAGTGTGCGAGGTTCGATGAAGCTGACGGTTGTTGAGGGTCCTGAAATGATACACGAGGTGAACACGATCGCGCCTAGTGAAGGATCGGTCAGTGGTCACATCTTGAATGATCGGGATATTGTGGTCATCATCATGATCACGATCATTTGCTGTGCCATTTTGACGTCGCTGATTTGGTTGGTGGTGATGCATCGGTTCAAGAAGCATGGTGGAGGTCGTCGATCCGATCACAGCGGAATGGACGGCGGAGACATGGACATGAACGCCAACATGGAGGTGAATCAACAGAACTTGATCGTTCGCAGTGGGGTTGGGATCTCAACTACTCCGGCGGgttatttcgagtttttgatcCCGATGGTTCAGAACGAAGCCACTACCAATGTGGACGACGACGAGCACAGTCACCTTACCAATCGCTGCTACTACACAGTCGTTCCGAAGGTCCCGCCCAAGGTCCGCCGCAACGGTGGAGAATCGGACTTGGACGATGACCTGTCGTCGAAAGATTCCGGAACGGGTGGTGATTGTGGCTCCGCCACAGGTTCCACAAACGCGCACCGCGGCAGCCAGGATGATCTCAAGTGCATGTTCCAAACGTTGAACCGCAAAACCGCCGAACTGGAAGAACCCTACCCGTACGACGAACACGATCCCGACTCGAACCCGCGGCTGGAGCCACCACCCGCGATTCCACCGATCAACGCCACGACCGCCATCCTGGTCAACGCGGACCCCGAACAGGTCGTCTTCAGCGATGACCTCCCACCGCCCATAATCTCCCGGATGGCCACGTCCCAGACGTTCCCCACCTTTGTCCATCCCTCCTCGTCGGGTCCGTCTAGCTCGCTGGTTGCGTCCTCGATGGAAGCGGCGGTCAGCACGCAGCCCAACCAGGTGCAGGTCAACAAACTGTACCAGCTGCTCATCGAGAACCCGCGGCTGCTGGAGAAGCCGGTCAAGTACCGGTGCAAGTCGGCCGAGGGAGACACGCTGCAGCAGGAGGAGGGACTGGTCAGCAGTTCCGGACTGGGGAGCAGCGGAAGCAGCACGGTGAATAGGGGCGAGCTGGGCGACAGCAAAG GAACCATTTTCGTCGTAGGTGGTGGAAAGGCCACGTGTCCCGACAGAGTCCAAATCGAGTGCGTGTTATTGTGTTTGTCCTAG